Genomic window (Paraburkholderia phenazinium):
TCGTACAACGACAAGCACAACGAGGCCAACGGCGAGGACAACAACGACGGCCACTCCGACAACAAGTCATGGAATTTCGGCGTCGAAGGTCCGACCGACGACGCGGACATCCGCCAGCAGCGCGAGCGTCAGAAGCGCAATCTGCTCGCTACCTTGCTGCTCTCGCAAGGCACGCCGATGATCCTCGCCGGCGACGAATTCGGCCGCACCCAGCAGGGCAACAACAACGCCTATTGTCAGGACAACGAGATCAGCTGGCTCGACTGGGAAGCCATCGACGACGAAGGGCGCGCGCTCACCGAGTTCGTCAAGAACCTCACCACACTGCGGCATCGCTTGCCGGTGTTGCGACGCGGACGCTTTTTGACCGGCGAATACAACGCGGAACTGGAGGTGACCGATACGCGCTGGCTGTCGCCGACCGGCGAGGATCTCTCGCAGGAGCAATGGGACGATGCGGCGATGCGCTGCTTCGGCCTCGTGATCGACGGCCGCGCGCAGGCGAGCGGCATCCGCCGTCCGGCCTCGGATGCGACCTTGCTGCTGGTCCTCAACGCGCACCACGATCTGGTGAACTTCACGTTGCCGGACATTCCCGAAGGCGATAAATGGACCTTGCTGCTCGATACCAACATGCCGGTGCGCGATGAATTACCGGCCTATTCGGCCGGCGAGTCCTACCAGGTGACCGGCCGCTCGCTGCTGCTGTTCGCACTCGATGCCCCGAGCCGCGCCACTCAACGGGTGCTGGACGGGCTCGAGCAGCAACTGACCACGGACGACGCCGACAAGGCGGCTTGAGGACTGCGCCAGGTACAGGGCTTGCTGAACCCGAGTCACACACCCCACCAGGAGGCCAGCATGGACCAGCAGCAGGAGCAGTATCAGGAACTCGAACCGGTAAGCCGTGAAGAAAGGATTCGCACCCGCGCGTATTACCTGTGGGAGCAGGCTACCGATCCACGGGGCACGCCGGACGAATACTGGGAACAGGCTCGCGCCGAGGTGGAAAAGGAGTCGCCGGACGAGGACACGTCGAAGCACGGCGTGATCCCTACGCCCACGCATAAGAGCTAGCTGTACGGCGGGCGTCGCGCCTTGGCGCCTCGCCTTACACCTTGATCTGGACGGCGACGCCCACCGCAGGCCATCGAACGCAACCGGACTCACGCCCTCCATGAAAGACTTCGACGATCCACGCCTGACGCGAACCGCGACGCGCATCGCCGCGCCAAGTGCCGCGCTGGGCGTCGAGGGGCTGATCACGCTCGCGGTCGGCGTGCTGGCGGTGGCCGCGCTTTACTTCGCGCGCGACGTCCTGATTCCGATTACGCTCGCGATCATGCTCAGTTTTCTGGTCGCGCCGCTGGCGGATTTTCTTCTGCGCATCCGCCTCGGGCACGTTGCTTCGGTGTTCGCCGCGGTGCTGTTGTCGGTCTCGGTCATCGTGCTGCTCGGCAGCGTGATCGGCACGCAGCTCACCGAACTCGTCACCAACGGTCCGCGTTATCAGGCCACTATCGAGCGCAAGTTCGACACCGCGCACAATCTCACCGTCGGCAAGCTCGACCGCTTGATGGGCGTCGCCGGCCAGGCATTGCAGCGCGTGACCATCGAGCCGCAGCCGCCGGCCGCGGCGTCGCCTTCGACCTCGCACAGCGAGGTCGCGCCATCGTCCGAAGCGAGCGTCCCCGACGCCATGCCGGTGATCGTGCGCGAGCCGGTGCCCACGCCGTTCGAACTGGCGCGGCGCTTCCTGTCGCCCGCCGTCAGTCCGCTCGAAACCGCGTTTATTGTGTTCGTCGTCACCATCGTCATCCTGCTGCAACGCGACGATCTGCGCGACCGGGCGATTCGCCTGTTCGGCTCGCGCG
Coding sequences:
- a CDS encoding DUF2934 domain-containing protein, which translates into the protein MDQQQEQYQELEPVSREERIRTRAYYLWEQATDPRGTPDEYWEQARAEVEKESPDEDTSKHGVIPTPTHKS